CGGACCCCACATGGCTTGCCGACGGCATCAACCTCTACGCATACGTAAACGGGAACCCCATAAGCGGCGCGGACCCGAGCGGAACGCAAACGATTGATGATGATCAATTAATTAATGCTCCTAAAGTAAAGGAAAAAGAGAATAATTCTCAAGATAGTCAGAAACAGATTGTGAGTGATTTTTCTAGTTCATCTTCATCTAGTTCTGTGGTTGAATCTTCTACAAGTGCTGTTGAAACAGAAATTAGTCTTTCTATAATAATTGATCATTTGAGTGTTGAGTTCCTTAAATTCATTGCTAAAAAAATGTTGTCGGGTGTAGAAGATTTAACTGAAAAAGAAAAGGAAAATATTTTTCATGAAGATTCCCAAGGCACAATAGCGATTTTATTGTATGAATTTGCTTCTGGTGAAGGAGAAGAAAGTAGAACGTTTAGTGAACAAGATGCTATATCGAAAGATTTAATGAAATTAGATTTTGTTCAGGCTGCAATAGAAGAATTTTATGAAACAAATTTGGGCAGAACGGAATTGCAACCTATTGATCGTCCATATACATTCAGTCCTAGTATATCTAGTCCATCAATTATAGATCTTTTGAATAGTGTTGAACAGCATGGTAAAGCCGCTCAAGAAGGTTTATCAAAAGGTGATTGGTTAAGGTTCTTTTTAGGTGGTACAACTGCAAGTGTTGTACCGGATGGAGAACAACTTATTATTACTGTAGTTGATTCAAAATCAAGAAATTCCTGGTATTATCATTTAGGAGTAGGCGTTGCGCAGAATACAAGCCGTGATTCTCATGGTAATGAGCCTTTAACGACGACAAAGCAGACTTATATAGGTTCACAACGGATTGATTGGAATAAGTTAAGGACTTGGAATCCTACTAAGTCAAGTTCCACAGCTGAGTTTAATAC
This Fibrobacter sp. UWR4 DNA region includes the following protein-coding sequences:
- a CDS encoding RHS repeat-associated core domain-containing protein encodes the protein NGVTETRLYLGGLEIWRKTVNGALETERETLHVMDDRKRIAIVETLTVENGNRAAAPAPVQRYQLDNHLGSASLELDDSANIISYEEYYPYGDTSYRAGRNASEVSRKRYRYTGKEKDEESSLYYCEQRYYAAHISRWVSTDPTWLADGINLYAYVNGNPISGADPSGTQTIDDDQLINAPKVKEKENNSQDSQKQIVSDFSSSSSSSSVVESSTSAVETEISLSIIIDHLSVEFLKFIAKKMLSGVEDLTEKEKENIFHEDSQGTIAILLYEFASGEGEESRTFSEQDAISKDLMKLDFVQAAIEEFYETNLGRTELQPIDRPYTFSPSISSPSIIDLLNSVEQHGKAAQEGLSKGDWLRFFLGGTTASVVPDGEQLIITVVDSKSRNSWYYHLGVGVAQNTSRDSHGNEPLTTTKQTYIGSQRIDWNKLRTWNPTKSSSTAEFNTIR